CGGCGGGGCGATCACGTCCGGGTGGCCGAGCGCCTTGGCCGCCTCCGGGTCGTTGTAGGCGGGGTTCTGGTCACCGACGGCGACGGCGAACTCGCGGATCTTCTCCCGGCCGACCTCGTACGGCTCGGTCGGCGGATAGGTCCGCCCGATGAAGGAGGGATCGAGCGCCATGGCAGCTCCTCGAAGACGCGGGGGATACGAAAAAACTCCGGACCGCACCCGTAGGGGATGCGGCCCGGAGTCGAAGACCTGAATTCACACAGGCCCGGCGCCCTGCGACAGGGTCAGCGGGTCTCGCGGTGCGCGGTGTGCGAGTTGCAGCGGGGGCAGTGCTTCTTCATCTCAAGACGGTCCGGGTCGTTGCGCCGGTTCTTCTTGGTGATGTAGTTCCGCTCCTTGCACTCCACGCAGGCCAGCGTGATCTTCGGGCGGACGTCGGTGGCAGCCACGGGAGTGCCTTCCTTGGACAACGAATAAGAACACAACAAGAGTAGCCGACCGGGAGTGCGATCTCCCGACCGACTACGCGGGGTAGCGGTGACCGGACTTGAACCGGTGACACAGCGATTATGAGCCGCTTGCTCTACCAACTGAGCTACACCGCCACAGTGATCCGCGACACAGTCGGAGCTGACCGCGTTTCACCAGAGCCCCCATGCGGAATCGAACCGCAGACCTTCTCCTTACCATGGAGACGCTCTACCGACTGAGCTATAGGGGCGAACGAGGAAGAGATTACACGTTCCGCGCCCAGAGGTGAAATCCGTATCGCGGCGCGAAGACCGCAGGTCGGCGACGGGTACGGGCGAGCGATCCAAGGCCTCGCGTTCGATCGGCCCGCGAGGCGTGCGGCCCGACCCGTACGACTAATGCCCGCCTCCCGGCGGCCCGTCCCCGCGCGCCATAGGCTCGACGCCCATCGATCGGGACGGCCTGGCACCCGACGGGCCTGCGCGAGAAGGAGCCGGCCATGGACAGCGCAGCGGCCGACGGGCCGCACCCGGGGCCCGGCCCGGCGGCCGGCCCGCTCGGGCACGGCCCGGTCCTCCTGCTCACCGGCGCACGGCTCGCGGACGGGCGGACGGTGGACGTCCGGATCAGCGGCAGCCGAATCCAGGCCGTCGGCACCGCCGGCAGTCTCGGCCCGCCGCCCGGCGCGCCCACCGTCACCAGCGGCACCCGGATCGACCTCAGGGGCTATCTGCTGCTGCCGGCCCCGGCCGAGGCACACGCCCACTACGACGTCGCGTTCTCCGCCGCGCTGCCCACCCCGCCGCCGGAGACGCCCGCCGACCTCACCCGCCGGGTCACCGAGGCCGCGCTCACCTCGCTCGGCTACGGCGCCACCGCGCAGCGCACCCACGTCCGGATCGGCGACGTGCACGGGCTGCGCCGGCTGGAGGCGGTGCTCACCGCCCGGCAGGCGCTGCGCGGGCTGGCCGAGCTCCAGGCGGTGGCCATGCCCCGGCTGCTCACCGGCCGGGCCGGCGCGGACGGCCGGGCGCAGCTGCGGGACGCGCTCAAGCTGGGCGCCACCGCGGCCGGCGGCTGCCCGGAGCTGGACCCGGACCCTGCCGGGTACGCCCAGGTGCTGCTGGAGGCCGCCCGGGAGGCGGACTGCCCGGTGGACCTGCACACCACCGCCGGCGATCCGGCCCAACTCGCCAGGCTGGTCGGCGCGTTGGCACCGTTGCGGCCGCGGGTGACGCTCGGCCCGTGCGGGGCGCTGGCCCGGGGCGGGGCGACGGTGCTGGCCACCGGCGGGGTGCGGGTGGTCTGCCTGCCGCAGAACGGCGGCTGCTCCGGGCTGGAGGGCCGGTCGACGGGCCTGCGGCCGGGCCTGCTGAGGGAGTTGACGGAGGCACGGGTGCCGATGTCGGCGGCCAGCGGCGCGCTGCGGGACCAGGCCAATCCGGTCGGCCGGGCGGACCCGCTGGAGGCCGCGTTCCTGCTGGCGGCGAGCGGGGTGCTGGACCCGGAATCGGCGTACGACGCGGTGGCGAACCAGGCGCGCGCGGCGCTCGGGCTGCCACCGGTGCGGGTGGACGCCGGGTTCCCGGCGGAGCTGCTGGCGGTGCGCGGGGACAGCCTGGCGGGGGCGCTCGCTGGCGGGCACAGCCGGCTGGTGGTGCACGGCGGCCGGGTGGTCAGCCGGACCAGCGCGGTACGGGAGTTCGCGGACACCGTGGCGCTGGCGCTGCCGCGACAGTCGGGGAGCTCCGACGGGCACTGAACCCGGCCAGGCAGCGTTGGCGGCGCGGAGACCGTGAGCGGGCGGAAGGCGTAGGGGCGCGCGATGCTGAACCGCGCGCCCCTCCCCCACCTGCTGGCCGCCCTGCGGCGGCTGGAGCGGTCCCCGGCCTCCCCCACATCGGGGCCGGTCCCGCTCGGACAGCACTGACGCTACGCCCGCGAAGGACCGTCCCCGACCGGCCTTGACGCTCTCCTGTCGGGGAACGGGCGGCTCTTGACGGGCCGTTGACGGGTGAACCGGTCAGGGCTCGTACCGGTACCCGATGCCCGGCTCGGTGATCAGGTGGCGCGGCCGGGCCGGGTCGCGCTCCAGCTTGCGGCGCAGCCCCGCCAGGTAGACCCGCAGGTGGTTGCCGCGCCCTTCCTGGGCCGGCCCCCAGACCTCGCGCAGGATCTGCCGGCCCGGCACCAGCCGGCCCGGGTTGGCGAGCAGCAGGGCGAGGATGCGCCACTCCGTCGGGGTGAGCCGCACCGGGCCGGCCGGGCCGGTGACGGTGGTGGCGGCGAGGTCCACGGTGTGGTCGCCGAAGCTCGACGGCAAGAAGGCCGCCCCTCGGTCATCCTGCGCAAGCGCCGCATCCTCGGCCACCTCTTCGGCTACGCCGTGGAGGAGGGCTACCTGGCCGCCAACCTGCGGGTCTACGCGAAGTGCCTGCACGGCACCGTCGAGTACGCGAACGAGCTGATCTCGAAGCGGCTCAACCGGAACCGCCCGGCGGCGCCGGCCCCGGATCCTGGTCCGCAGCTGGTCCGTATGCGCTGGTCAGCGCTGGGATTCGGGCGGCACAAAGCGACAAGCCACCCAAATGGGGGCCTAACGCCGTCCGCGAGTGAACTGAACGAAAAAGTGCCCGTGACCTGCGTTTCCGCAGGTCACGGGCACTTCTCTATCCTGTGGCTGGTGCAGGGTTCGAACCTGCGTAGCTTGCGCGACAGATTTACAGTCTGCTCCCTTTGGCCGCTCGGGCAACCAGCCAGGATCTCGTCCCCGGGGCGCTGCCCCGTTCGACTTCGTAAACGATACCTGATGTCGGGGGGTGCTTCGCCACTCGATTGGTCACGCGATGATCAAGGCGCTCGGCGTGGCTGTCGGGGGCAGCGGCGGGGTGGCGCTGGATAGGCTGGGGCGGCGGGCGTCCGGTGGGGCGGGCCGTGCCAGTGAAGCCAGAGCATCAAGGAGACCAACACCCATGGCCGACTCCAGTTTCGACATCGTCTCGAAGGTCGAGTGGCAGGAGGTCGACAACGCGATCAACCAGACCTCCCGTGAGATCGCCACCCGCTTCGACTTCAAGAACGTCGGCGCCGAGATCAGCCGCTCCGGCGAGAAGATCGAGATGAAGGCCAACGGCGAGGAGCGCGTGAAGGCCATCCTGGACGTGCTGCAGAGCAAGTTCATCAAGCGTGGACTGTCGCTGAAGGCCCTGGACGCCGGCGACCCGCAGCTGTCCGGCAAGGAGTACAAGATCTTCGCGGACGTGAAGGAGGGCATCTCCACGGACGATGCCAAGAAGGTCGCGAAGATCATCCGCGACGAGGGCCCCAAGGGCGTCAAGGCCCAGGTCCAGGGCGACGAGCTGCGCGTCAGCTCGAAGAGCCGCGACGACCTCCAGGCCATCCAGGCCCTGCTCAAGGGCAAGGACCTGGACTTCGCGATCCAGTTCGTGAACTACCGCTGACCGTCTGACGCGGAATGCGGCGAGGCCCCGGTCCTGAAGCTGACGGACCGGGGCCTTTCGGGTCGGTGGGCTTGGGCGGGGCGGGGGGCGGTCACCGGAGGCCCGGCCCCCGGCGTGGCTCAGCCGGCCGCCTCCCAGTCCCGGGTACTCCGGTGGGCGTCGAGGCCGACCGTTGCGAACTCGTCGACCTGGCCCTCCTCCGTACGGGCACCGATCCGGCGCAGGGCCTGGGATATCGGGCTGCCCTCCGGCGGGAAGGACTCCTCCTCGCCGCTGACGAGCGGGCCGAGGTCGACTCGCCCGTCGGCCCAGACGGCGGCGCGCTGGGTGCCGCGGCCGCCCCAGTAGGCGGCCTCGACGCAGGCGATGGGGCCGGCCTTGGACCAGGCCGCGAGCCGCCGCTCTAAGCCCTCCGAGTGCCAGGCGAAGCCGCCTTCGCCCGCGGATTTCCGTTCGCCGCCGTCGACTTGGAAGGCGGCCAGCAGGGCGGGAGTGGCCGGGATCAGGGCCAGCCCCTGCGCGAGCGGCACCACCCGGGCGACCGGCACCTCGGCCGCCGCCACCGTGAGCAGCGCCAACGAGCCGATCAGCGCCTGGAGTTCGTATGCCATGCCCGACATCGTCGCCCACCGCACCGACAGGCGGCGCGGAATTTATGATTCCGTGCTCGACCGACGTCCGCACAACAGCGTGGACACCGTCACGTCCATCGAATCCTCGGCCCGACTGGGCTCCTCGGCGTTCGGTTCGTCGAAGATCTCGGCGAGTTGGGCCCGCAGCCGGATCAGGCGGAGAACTGTTCGGCGGTGAGTGGTCACGCCTGAGACACCATTCACGCAAACGTGGACGATTGCGGTGCCGAGAACGCCAGGGGTGGGCATGACTGATCACCGCCGGCATGCCCGCCGGGACGCTCGGCAGCGGCCTGCTGGACCACCTCTCCCCCACCGCCGCACTCACCGTGATCGCCGCCCTGCTCGCCGCGGCCCTGCCGCCCGCCCCCGCGGGCCGGACGCTGCGCCGCGCCGCCTGGCCGGGCGCGCAGACCTCGGCCGACCGGCCCTGACGGCGATCACCCGTGCGGGTGCACGCCACATGCGGCATCCGGGCCAACCGGGTGAACTGGCCGGGTACGGCCGCCCCGGCGCCCCTGCCTTCGGGCGGGCGCGCGCACCCGGCTCCCGCGCTGACTTCCACGGACGGCCCCTGCCGTCCGGGCTCGCCGGCATCCAGGACCGGACGACCTCGACCTCCGCGACACCGTCAGCGAACAGCCCACGGGAGTGCCCATGACCGACGGAACAACCGACGGAACGACCGGCAAGGCGCCTGACGAACTCGCCCGCCGGATAGCCGAGTTGATGCCCCGCGCCAAAACCGACCTGGCCGAGCTGGTGGCCATCCCGTCCGTCGCCGACCCCCGTCAGTACCCGCCGCAGAAGTGCCGGGAGGCCGCCGAGTGGGTCGCCGCCGCCTTCACCGAGGTCGGCCTGCGCGACGTCCACCTGGAGGAGACCCCGGACGGCAGCCACGCCGTGATCGGCCACCGCCCGCCGCCGCGCGGCGCCCCGACCGTCCTCCTCTACTCCCACTACGACGTCCAGCCCCCGCTCGACGACGCCGCGTGGACCTCTGGGCCGTTCGAGCTCACCGAGCGCGACGGACGCTGGTACGGGCGCGGCGCCGCCGACTGCAAGGGCAACATCGTCATGCACCTCACCGCCCTGCGGGCGCTCGGCGACGACATCCCGGTCGGCCTCAAGCTCGTCGTCGAGGGCTCCGAGGAGCAGGGCACCGGCGGCCTGGAGGCGTACCTGCCCCCGCACGCCGGGGAGTTGCACGCGGACGCGCTGCTGATCTGCGACACCGGCAACGCCGCCGTCGGCGTGCCCACCGCCACCACCTCGCTGCGCGGGGTCGCCAACGTGGTGGTCACCGTCCGGGCGCTGCGCGGCGACCTGCACTCCGGCATGTTCGGCGGCCCCGCCCCGGACGCGCTCGCCGCGCTGATCCGGATGCTCGACTCGCTGCGCGACGCCGACGGCGGCACCCGGATCGACGGCCTGGACCACACCGGCACCTGGAGCGGCGCCGACTACGACGAGACGCGGTTCCGCGCCGACGCCGGCGTGCTGGACGGCGTCCGTCTGACCGGCTCCGGGACGGTCGCCGACCGGCTCTGGGCCCGCCCCGCCGTCACCGTGCTCGGCATCGACTGCCCGCCCGTGGTCGGCTCGGCCGCCGCCGTCCCGGCCGCCGCCCGGGCCCGGGTGAGCCTGCGGGTGCCGCCCGGCACCGAGGCGCGCGCCGCCCAGGACGCGCTGATCGCGCACCTGGAGGCCGCCGCGCCCTGGGGCGTCGCGGTGGACGTCGAACGGGAGAGCGCCGGCTCGCCGTTCCGCGCTGCCACCGGCGGCCCCGCGTACGCCGCGCTCGACAGGGCGATGCGGGAGGTCTACGGCAGGCCGACGTCCTTCCTCGGCCAGGGCGGCTCGATCCCGCTCTGCAACGTCCTCGCCACCACCTACCCCGACGCGGAACTCATCCTGATGGGCGTCGAGGAGCCGCGCTGCCGGATCCACGCGCCGAACGAGAGCGTCGACCCGGGCGAGATCGAGCACATGGCCCACGTCGAGGCGCTGTTCCTGCGGCACTTCGCCGACTCCGCACGGGCGTGACGGAGTTCCACATGCTGGAGTCCCAGCAGCCCGTCCGGAACCCCGAGGAGGAACACCAGTGCTCCGACCCTTCACCACCGAGGACTACCGCGCCAGGATGGCCCGCGCCGCCGCCGACGCGGCCGCCGCCGGACTGGCCGGCCTAATCGTCGCCCCCGGCCCCGACCTGGCCTACCTCTGCGGCTACCGGCCCACCGCGATCACCGAGCGGCTCACCGCCCTCGTCCTCGGCGCCGGGCGCGAACCCGCGCTGATCGTCCCCAGGCTGGAGCGCCCGGACGCCGAGAAGGCGCCCGGCGCGCCGGCCGTCCGGCTGCTCGACTGGTCCGACGGCGAGGACCCGTACGCCACCGCCGTCCCGCTGCTCGACCCGGCCGGGCGGTACGGCATCTCCGACAACACCTGGGCGATGCACCTGCTCGGCCTCCAGGGCGCGCTGCCCGGCGCCGGCTTCACCGCGCTCACCGCGGGCCTGCCGATGCTGCGCGCGGTCAAGGACACCGACGAGCTGGACCGCCTCGCCGCCGCCGGCGGCGCCGCGGACGCCGCCTACCGGGGCATCCTGGAGGTGCCCTTCGCCGGGCGCCGGGAGACCGACGTCGCCGCCGACCTCGGCGCGCTGCTCATCCAGTACGGGCACAGCCAGGTCGACTTCACCGTGGTCGGCTCCGGCCCGAACGGCGCCGACCCGCACCACGAGGCCGGCGACCGCGTCATCGAGCCGGGCGACACCGTGGTGCTGGACTTCGGCGGCCTCAAGGACGGCTACGGCTCGGACACCACCCGGACCGTGCACGTCGGCCCGGACGTACCGGCCGAGGTACGGACGGTGCACGACGTCGTCCGGCTCGCCCAGCAGACCGCGTTCGAGGCCGTCCGCCCCGGGGTCGGCTGCCAGGAGATCGACCGGATCGCCCGCCGGGTGATCACCGAGGCCGGCTACGGCGAGTACTTCATCCACCGCACGGGCCACGGCATCGGCATCACCACGCACGAACCGCCGTACCTGGTCGAGGGCGAGGAGCAGCCGCTGGTGCCCGGCATGTGCTTCTCGATCGAGCCCGGGATCTACCTGCCCGGCCGGTTCGGGGTGCGGATCGAGGACATCGTCACCGTCACGGCGAACGGCGGACGGCGGTTCAACAACACCCCGCACGAGCTGGGCATCGTGTCCTGACCTCCCACCGGCCTGCCCCCCAGTCCTGGACCCGCCGTGAACCCCCACCTAACGAGGGATTTCTCAAGATCCGGTCATCGTTCGTGAAGAGTCCTCCCAGCTTGCTTTGCTAGTTTCAGCGGGCATGA
The nucleotide sequence above comes from Streptomyces kaniharaensis. Encoded proteins:
- a CDS encoding winged helix-turn-helix domain-containing protein, whose translation is MPSSFGDHTVDLAATTVTGPAGPVRLTPTEWRILALLLANPGRLVPGRQILREVWGPAQEGRGNHLRVYLAGLRRKLERDPARPRHLITEPGIGYRYEP
- a CDS encoding amidohydrolase family protein, with the translated sequence MDSAAADGPHPGPGPAAGPLGHGPVLLLTGARLADGRTVDVRISGSRIQAVGTAGSLGPPPGAPTVTSGTRIDLRGYLLLPAPAEAHAHYDVAFSAALPTPPPETPADLTRRVTEAALTSLGYGATAQRTHVRIGDVHGLRRLEAVLTARQALRGLAELQAVAMPRLLTGRAGADGRAQLRDALKLGATAAGGCPELDPDPAGYAQVLLEAAREADCPVDLHTTAGDPAQLARLVGALAPLRPRVTLGPCGALARGGATVLATGGVRVVCLPQNGGCSGLEGRSTGLRPGLLRELTEARVPMSAASGALRDQANPVGRADPLEAAFLLAASGVLDPESAYDAVANQARAALGLPPVRVDAGFPAELLAVRGDSLAGALAGGHSRLVVHGGRVVSRTSAVREFADTVALALPRQSGSSDGH
- the rpmG gene encoding 50S ribosomal protein L33, translated to MAATDVRPKITLACVECKERNYITKKNRRNDPDRLEMKKHCPRCNSHTAHRETR
- a CDS encoding aminopeptidase P family protein, coding for MARAAADAAAAGLAGLIVAPGPDLAYLCGYRPTAITERLTALVLGAGREPALIVPRLERPDAEKAPGAPAVRLLDWSDGEDPYATAVPLLDPAGRYGISDNTWAMHLLGLQGALPGAGFTALTAGLPMLRAVKDTDELDRLAAAGGAADAAYRGILEVPFAGRRETDVAADLGALLIQYGHSQVDFTVVGSGPNGADPHHEAGDRVIEPGDTVVLDFGGLKDGYGSDTTRTVHVGPDVPAEVRTVHDVVRLAQQTAFEAVRPGVGCQEIDRIARRVITEAGYGEYFIHRTGHGIGITTHEPPYLVEGEEQPLVPGMCFSIEPGIYLPGRFGVRIEDIVTVTANGGRRFNNTPHELGIVS
- a CDS encoding YajQ family cyclic di-GMP-binding protein, encoding MADSSFDIVSKVEWQEVDNAINQTSREIATRFDFKNVGAEISRSGEKIEMKANGEERVKAILDVLQSKFIKRGLSLKALDAGDPQLSGKEYKIFADVKEGISTDDAKKVAKIIRDEGPKGVKAQVQGDELRVSSKSRDDLQAIQALLKGKDLDFAIQFVNYR
- a CDS encoding dipeptidase, which translates into the protein MTDGTTDGTTGKAPDELARRIAELMPRAKTDLAELVAIPSVADPRQYPPQKCREAAEWVAAAFTEVGLRDVHLEETPDGSHAVIGHRPPPRGAPTVLLYSHYDVQPPLDDAAWTSGPFELTERDGRWYGRGAADCKGNIVMHLTALRALGDDIPVGLKLVVEGSEEQGTGGLEAYLPPHAGELHADALLICDTGNAAVGVPTATTSLRGVANVVVTVRALRGDLHSGMFGGPAPDALAALIRMLDSLRDADGGTRIDGLDHTGTWSGADYDETRFRADAGVLDGVRLTGSGTVADRLWARPAVTVLGIDCPPVVGSAAAVPAAARARVSLRVPPGTEARAAQDALIAHLEAAAPWGVAVDVERESAGSPFRAATGGPAYAALDRAMREVYGRPTSFLGQGGSIPLCNVLATTYPDAELILMGVEEPRCRIHAPNESVDPGEIEHMAHVEALFLRHFADSARA